In a genomic window of Bacteroidota bacterium:
- the pyrH gene encoding UMP kinase: MKIKRVLLKLSGEVLGGNAGSGIENDELGFYSNEIKQAVKKGFEVAVVIGGGNIFRGGTLIKDGFLDRVNGDYMGMLATIINGIALKTTLNKIGIKAKLITSFEIDKIGELYNHDKVLKYLDDGYTLIFSGGTSNPYFTTDSAAAMRAIEIEADAIMKGTKVDGVYSADPMKDKNAKKYDKIKFAEAIQKELKVMDLTAFALCKENNKPIYVFKSNVKGNLVRALEKADIGTLVY, translated from the coding sequence ATGAAGATAAAAAGAGTATTATTAAAATTAAGTGGTGAGGTTTTAGGAGGAAATGCAGGTTCAGGAATCGAAAACGATGAGTTAGGATTTTATTCAAATGAAATAAAACAAGCTGTTAAAAAAGGATTTGAAGTTGCCGTTGTTATTGGGGGAGGAAATATTTTTAGAGGTGGCACTTTGATAAAAGATGGATTTTTGGATAGAGTTAATGGTGATTATATGGGAATGCTTGCTACAATTATCAATGGAATTGCATTAAAAACTACTCTTAATAAAATTGGAATTAAAGCAAAATTGATTACTTCTTTTGAAATTGATAAAATTGGTGAATTGTATAATCACGATAAAGTACTAAAATATTTAGATGATGGATATACTTTAATATTTTCAGGGGGAACAAGTAATCCTTATTTTACAACCGATTCGGCTGCTGCCATGCGAGCTATTGAAATTGAGGCAGATGCAATTATGAAAGGTACAAAGGTTGATGGTGTGTATTCTGCTGACCCTATGAAAGATAAAAATGCAAAAAAATATGATAAGATAAAATTTGCTGAAGCAATTCAAAAAGAACTAAAAGTTATGGATCTTACTGCATTTGCTTTATGCAAAGAAAACAATAAGCCTATTTATGTTTTTAAGTCAAATGTAAAGGGGAATCTTGTAAGAGCATTAGAAAAAGCAGATATTGGAACTTTAGTTTATTAA